One Brassica napus cultivar Da-Ae chromosome A5, Da-Ae, whole genome shotgun sequence DNA window includes the following coding sequences:
- the LOC111198367 gene encoding sugar transport protein 9-like, with amino-acid sequence MAGGAFVSDGGGGGSYEGGVTGFVIITCIVAAMGGLLFGYDLGISGGVTSMEEFLSKFFPEVDRQMHNARRETAYCKFDNQLLQLFTSSLYLAALVSSFAASVVTRKYGRKISMFVGGLAFLIGALINAFAVNVAMLIIGRLLLGVGVGFANQSTPVYLSEMAPAKLRGALNIGFQMAITIGILIANLINYGTSQMARNGWRVSLGLAAVPAVVMVIGSFVLPDTPNSMLERGKYEQAREMLQKIRGADNVDEEFQDLCDACEAAKKVEHPWKNLFLQAKYRPALAFCSAIPFFQQFTGINVIMFYAPVLFKTLGFADDASLISAVITGVVNVVSTLVSIYAVDRYGRRILFLEGGIQMIICQIIVGSLIGAKFGTTGSGTLTPATADWVLAFICLYVAGFAWSWGPLGWLVPSEICPLEIRPAGQAVNVSVNMFFTFLIGQFFLTMLCHMKFGLFYFFGGMVLIMTIFIYFLLPETKGVPIEEMGRVWKQHPFWKRYIPDDAVIGGSEETSVKEV; translated from the exons ATGGCTGGAGGAGCCTTTGTATcagatggtggtggtggaggaagcTATGAAGGCGGAGTCACCGGCTTTGTCATTATCACATGTATTGTGGCCGCCATGGGAGGTCTCCTCTTCGGTTACGACCTCGGAATCTCAG GAGGAGTTACATCAATGGAGGAGTTTTTGAGCAAGTTTTTCCCTGAAGTGGATAGGCAAATGCACAATGCTAGGCGCGAGACTGCTTATTGCAAATTCGATAACCAACTGCTCCAGTTGTTTACGTCCTCACTTTACCTTGCGGCCCTTGTCTCTTCCTTTGCAGCTTCAGTTGTGACTAGGAAGTACGGACGCAAAATCTCCATGTTTGTTGGAGGGCTTGCTTTCCTCATTGGTGCTCTAATCAACGCATTTGCAGTGAACGTTGCAATGCTCATCATTGGTAGATTGTTGCTTGGAGTCGGTGTTGGGTTCGctaatcag TCTACTCCGGTTTACCTCTCAGAGATGGCTCCTGCCAAGCTAAGAGGAGCACTCAACATAGGATTTCAAATGGCTATTACTATCGGGATCCTAATTGCAAATCTTATCAACTACGGAACATCTCAAATGGCTAGGAACGGATGGAGGGTGTCTTTAGGTCTAGCTGCTGTTCCAGCAGTTGTGATGGTAATAGGATCTTTTGTCTTGCCAGACACACCAAACTCAATGCTCGAGAGAGGCAAGTATGAACAAGCGAGAGAGATGTTACAAAAGATTCGTGGAGCTGATAATGTGGACGAGGAGTTTCAAGATCTTTGTGATGCTTGTGAGGCTGCTAAAAAGGTGGAACACCCTTGGAAGAACCTTTTCCTACAAGCTAAATACAGACCTGCTCTTGCTTTCTGTTCTGCGATACCCTTCTTCCAACAGTTCACTGGTATCAATGTGATCATGTTCTACGCTCCTGTTCTCTTTAAAACTCTCGGTTTCGCTGATGATGCCTCGCTCATCTCTGCGGTTATTACCGGTGTGGTCAATGTTGTCTCTACCCTTGTCTCCATCTATGCGGTTGACAGGTATGGAAGAAGGATTCTATTCCTTGAAGGTGGCATCCAAATGATCATTTgccag ATCATTGTTGGTAGCTTGATCGGTGCGAAGTTTGGAACCACAGGATCAGGGACCTTGACACCTGCAACAGCAGATTGGGTGCTAGCTTTCATATGCCTATATGTTGCAGGATTTGCATGGTCATGGGGTCCATTAGGATGGTTAGTACCAAGTGAGATATGTCCGTTGGAAATCAGACCAGCGGGACAAGCCGTCAATGTTTCTGTCAACATGTTCTTCACTTTCCTCATTGGACAATTCTTCCTAACGATGCTTTGTCACATGAAGTTTGGTCTCTTCTACTTCTTTGGAGGTATGGTTCTGATCATGACCATCTTCATCTACTTCTTGTTGCCGGAGACAAAAGGGGTTCCTATTGAAGAAATGGGAAGAGTGTGGAAGCAGCATCCGTTCTGGAAACGTTACATTCCTGATGATGCTGTTATTGGAGGAAGTGAAGAGACTTCTGTCAAGGAGGTTTGA